One part of the Magallana gigas chromosome 5, xbMagGiga1.1, whole genome shotgun sequence genome encodes these proteins:
- the LOC105347120 gene encoding solute carrier family 49 member 4 isoform X5: MSVSEKNGVTVNSIVQHDDCTKSTDEGAPLLPRKEKYKTYRRRWFVLGVFSMACFLQAAIWNTWGPITQSAEVVFGWEDSQIGMLANWGNIAYIFTVFPACYFMDTKGLRISFMACTAMMLIGTGVRCITTNPKYATWLMNLCAILNGIAGTVPFAGPALVANTWFPPQQRTTATAISSVFNYGGVAMAFVIGPQLVSAPKYNYNNETRNISVSDRYLKLPISLETETQSPKNVSNTTQVLINFTHVREDIVYLMYYECAAAGLIFLCSLFMPSKPPTPPSVSASTARVEYRKALMTISRNRAVWLIALAYALPAGVYGVWGAVIDVILKPVGIGQNEVGWIGFYSIMAGCVSGLAIGRFSDLFMRHMKLFLLVMFAMAGGSFVWFTLMCVDVIPLSTSKSNCRLIKHCVHKCTSLTLLEECL, from the exons ATGTCGGTAAGTGAGAAAAATGGAGTCACTGTAAATAGCATAGTCCAGCATGATGACTGTACCAAGTCGACGGACGAGGGAGCCCCCCTGCTTCCAAGGAAAGAGAAATATAAAACATACCGGCGGAGATGGTTTGTTTTGGGGGTGTTCAGCATGGCCTGCTTTCTGCAGGCCGCCATCTGGAACACGTGGGGACCCATCACACAGTCCGCGGAGGTGGTGTTTGGGTGGGAGGACAGTCAGATCGGAATGTTGGCAAACTGGGGAAACATCGCCTACATATTCACTGTCTTCCCAGCTTGCTACTTCATGGACactaaag GTTTAAGGATATCGTTTATGGCGTGTACAGCCATGATGTTGATCGGGACCGGGGTTAGATGTATCACCACAAATCCTAAGTATGCGACATG GTTGATGAATTTATGTGCTATACTGAATGGAATTGCTGGAACAGTGCCATTTGCAGGTCCTGCGCTGGTTGCCAACACTTGGTTCCCGCCGCAACAGAGAACCACTGCTACAGCTATATCATCTGTATTTAACTATGGGGGCGTTGCAATGGCATTTGTTATAG gaCCACAGCTGGTGTCTGCACCAAAGTACAATTATAACAATGAAACCCGAAACATCTCTGTATCAGACAGGTACTTAAA GTTACCAATTAGTCTGGAAACAGAAACGCAGAGTCCAAAAAATGTCTCCAACACAACCCAAG tattaatcaattttaccCACGTGCGAGAAGATATAGTTTATTTAATGTATTATG AATGTGCTGCCGCCGGCCTTATCTTCCTGTGCAGTCTCTTCATGCCGTCCAAGCCGCCAACGCCCCCTAGCGTGTCCGCCTCCACAGCCCGCGTGGAATACCGGAAGGCGCTGATGACTATCTCCAG GAACAGAGCAGTATGGTTGATTGCACTGGCGTATGCCTTACCCGCGGGGGTGTACGGGGTGTGGGGAGCCGTCATTGACGTCATACTGAAACCCGTGGGAATAGGACAG AACGAGGTTGGTTGGATAGGATTCTATTCTATAATGGCGGGCTGTGTCTCGGGTCTAGCAATCGGAAG ATTTTCGGATCTCTTCATGAGGCACATGAAGCTCTTTCTCCTTGTCATGTTTGCTATGGCTGGTGGATCGTTTGTCTGGTTCACTCTCATGTGTGTCGATGTCATTCCACTTTCTACAAGCAAGTCAAATTGTAGATTAATTAAACATTGTGTG CACAAGTGTACATCTCTAACATTGTTGGAGGAATGTCTTTGA
- the LOC105347120 gene encoding solute carrier family 49 member 4 homolog isoform X3: MSVSEKNGVTVNSIVQHDDCTKSTDEGAPLLPRKEKYKTYRRRWFVLGVFSMACFLQAAIWNTWGPITQSAEVVFGWEDSQIGMLANWGNIAYIFTVFPACYFMDTKGLRISFMACTAMMLIGTGVRCITTNPKYATWLMNLCAILNGIAGTVPFAGPALVANTWFPPQQRTTATAISSVFNYGGVAMAFVIGPQLVSAPKYNYNNETRNISVSDRYLKLPISLETETQSPKNVSNTTQECAAAGLIFLCSLFMPSKPPTPPSVSASTARVEYRKALMTISRNRAVWLIALAYALPAGVYGVWGAVIDVILKPVGIGQNEVGWIGFYSIMAGCVSGLAIGRFSDLFMRHMKLFLLVMFAMAGGSFVWFTLMCVDVIPLSTTQVYISNIVGGMSLNGAIPLFYELGAESAFPVSEGVVGGFLTWLNNLCGVMFLFMLQIPNIGTSWMNWTLVGSVAMGLVFLFVFPERYTRTDIDIYVDKAETGHPETTVTARHTVYQNP; this comes from the exons ATGTCGGTAAGTGAGAAAAATGGAGTCACTGTAAATAGCATAGTCCAGCATGATGACTGTACCAAGTCGACGGACGAGGGAGCCCCCCTGCTTCCAAGGAAAGAGAAATATAAAACATACCGGCGGAGATGGTTTGTTTTGGGGGTGTTCAGCATGGCCTGCTTTCTGCAGGCCGCCATCTGGAACACGTGGGGACCCATCACACAGTCCGCGGAGGTGGTGTTTGGGTGGGAGGACAGTCAGATCGGAATGTTGGCAAACTGGGGAAACATCGCCTACATATTCACTGTCTTCCCAGCTTGCTACTTCATGGACactaaag GTTTAAGGATATCGTTTATGGCGTGTACAGCCATGATGTTGATCGGGACCGGGGTTAGATGTATCACCACAAATCCTAAGTATGCGACATG GTTGATGAATTTATGTGCTATACTGAATGGAATTGCTGGAACAGTGCCATTTGCAGGTCCTGCGCTGGTTGCCAACACTTGGTTCCCGCCGCAACAGAGAACCACTGCTACAGCTATATCATCTGTATTTAACTATGGGGGCGTTGCAATGGCATTTGTTATAG gaCCACAGCTGGTGTCTGCACCAAAGTACAATTATAACAATGAAACCCGAAACATCTCTGTATCAGACAGGTACTTAAA GTTACCAATTAGTCTGGAAACAGAAACGCAGAGTCCAAAAAATGTCTCCAACACAACCCAAG AATGTGCTGCCGCCGGCCTTATCTTCCTGTGCAGTCTCTTCATGCCGTCCAAGCCGCCAACGCCCCCTAGCGTGTCCGCCTCCACAGCCCGCGTGGAATACCGGAAGGCGCTGATGACTATCTCCAG GAACAGAGCAGTATGGTTGATTGCACTGGCGTATGCCTTACCCGCGGGGGTGTACGGGGTGTGGGGAGCCGTCATTGACGTCATACTGAAACCCGTGGGAATAGGACAG AACGAGGTTGGTTGGATAGGATTCTATTCTATAATGGCGGGCTGTGTCTCGGGTCTAGCAATCGGAAG ATTTTCGGATCTCTTCATGAGGCACATGAAGCTCTTTCTCCTTGTCATGTTTGCTATGGCTGGTGGATCGTTTGTCTGGTTCACTCTCATGTGTGTCGATGTCATTCCACTTTCTACAA CACAAGTGTACATCTCTAACATTGTTGGAGGAATGTCTTTGAATGGGGCCATTCCCCTGTTCTATGAGTTGGGGGCCGAGTCGGCCTTTCCCGTCTCTGAGGGGGTCGTCGGGGGATTTCTTACCTGGTTAAACAATCTGTGTGGAGTCATGTTTCTTTTTATGCTTCAAATACCAAACATAG GGACGTCTTGGATGAACTGGACACTGGTGGGTAGTGTTGCTATGGGTCTAGTCTTCCTGTTTGTCTTTCCGGAGCGGTACACCCGCACTGACATAGATATCTATGTAGATAAAGCAGAGACAGGCCATCCAGAAACCACGGTCACCGCCCGCCACACCGTGTACCAGAATCCATGA
- the LOC105347120 gene encoding solute carrier family 49 member 4 homolog isoform X1 has product MSVSEKNGVTVNSIVQHDDCTKSTDEGAPLLPRKEKYKTYRRRWFVLGVFSMACFLQAAIWNTWGPITQSAEVVFGWEDSQIGMLANWGNIAYIFTVFPACYFMDTKGLRISFMACTAMMLIGTGVRCITTNPKYATWLMNLCAILNGIAGTVPFAGPALVANTWFPPQQRTTATAISSVFNYGGVAMAFVIGPQLVSAPKYNYNNETRNISVSDRYLKLPISLETETQSPKNVSNTTQVLINFTHVREDIVYLMYYECAAAGLIFLCSLFMPSKPPTPPSVSASTARVEYRKALMTISRNRAVWLIALAYALPAGVYGVWGAVIDVILKPVGIGQNEVGWIGFYSIMAGCVSGLAIGRFSDLFMRHMKLFLLVMFAMAGGSFVWFTLMCVDVIPLSTTQVYISNIVGGMSLNGAIPLFYELGAESAFPVSEGVVGGFLTWLNNLCGVMFLFMLQIPNIGTSWMNWTLVGSVAMGLVFLFVFPERYTRTDIDIYVDKAETGHPETTVTARHTVYQNP; this is encoded by the exons ATGTCGGTAAGTGAGAAAAATGGAGTCACTGTAAATAGCATAGTCCAGCATGATGACTGTACCAAGTCGACGGACGAGGGAGCCCCCCTGCTTCCAAGGAAAGAGAAATATAAAACATACCGGCGGAGATGGTTTGTTTTGGGGGTGTTCAGCATGGCCTGCTTTCTGCAGGCCGCCATCTGGAACACGTGGGGACCCATCACACAGTCCGCGGAGGTGGTGTTTGGGTGGGAGGACAGTCAGATCGGAATGTTGGCAAACTGGGGAAACATCGCCTACATATTCACTGTCTTCCCAGCTTGCTACTTCATGGACactaaag GTTTAAGGATATCGTTTATGGCGTGTACAGCCATGATGTTGATCGGGACCGGGGTTAGATGTATCACCACAAATCCTAAGTATGCGACATG GTTGATGAATTTATGTGCTATACTGAATGGAATTGCTGGAACAGTGCCATTTGCAGGTCCTGCGCTGGTTGCCAACACTTGGTTCCCGCCGCAACAGAGAACCACTGCTACAGCTATATCATCTGTATTTAACTATGGGGGCGTTGCAATGGCATTTGTTATAG gaCCACAGCTGGTGTCTGCACCAAAGTACAATTATAACAATGAAACCCGAAACATCTCTGTATCAGACAGGTACTTAAA GTTACCAATTAGTCTGGAAACAGAAACGCAGAGTCCAAAAAATGTCTCCAACACAACCCAAG tattaatcaattttaccCACGTGCGAGAAGATATAGTTTATTTAATGTATTATG AATGTGCTGCCGCCGGCCTTATCTTCCTGTGCAGTCTCTTCATGCCGTCCAAGCCGCCAACGCCCCCTAGCGTGTCCGCCTCCACAGCCCGCGTGGAATACCGGAAGGCGCTGATGACTATCTCCAG GAACAGAGCAGTATGGTTGATTGCACTGGCGTATGCCTTACCCGCGGGGGTGTACGGGGTGTGGGGAGCCGTCATTGACGTCATACTGAAACCCGTGGGAATAGGACAG AACGAGGTTGGTTGGATAGGATTCTATTCTATAATGGCGGGCTGTGTCTCGGGTCTAGCAATCGGAAG ATTTTCGGATCTCTTCATGAGGCACATGAAGCTCTTTCTCCTTGTCATGTTTGCTATGGCTGGTGGATCGTTTGTCTGGTTCACTCTCATGTGTGTCGATGTCATTCCACTTTCTACAA CACAAGTGTACATCTCTAACATTGTTGGAGGAATGTCTTTGAATGGGGCCATTCCCCTGTTCTATGAGTTGGGGGCCGAGTCGGCCTTTCCCGTCTCTGAGGGGGTCGTCGGGGGATTTCTTACCTGGTTAAACAATCTGTGTGGAGTCATGTTTCTTTTTATGCTTCAAATACCAAACATAG GGACGTCTTGGATGAACTGGACACTGGTGGGTAGTGTTGCTATGGGTCTAGTCTTCCTGTTTGTCTTTCCGGAGCGGTACACCCGCACTGACATAGATATCTATGTAGATAAAGCAGAGACAGGCCATCCAGAAACCACGGTCACCGCCCGCCACACCGTGTACCAGAATCCATGA
- the LOC105347120 gene encoding solute carrier family 49 member 4 homolog isoform X4, whose amino-acid sequence MSVSEKNGVTVNSIVQHDDCTKSTDEGAPLLPRKEKYKTYRRRWFVLGVFSMACFLQAAIWNTWGPITQSAEVVFGWEDSQIGMLANWGNIAYIFTVFPACYFMDTKGLRISFMACTAMMLIGTGVRCITTNPKYATWLMNLCAILNGIAGTVPFAGPALVANTWFPPQQRTTATAISSVFNYGGVAMAFVIGPQLVSAPKYNYNNETRNISVSDRLPISLETETQSPKNVSNTTQECAAAGLIFLCSLFMPSKPPTPPSVSASTARVEYRKALMTISRNRAVWLIALAYALPAGVYGVWGAVIDVILKPVGIGQNEVGWIGFYSIMAGCVSGLAIGRFSDLFMRHMKLFLLVMFAMAGGSFVWFTLMCVDVIPLSTTQVYISNIVGGMSLNGAIPLFYELGAESAFPVSEGVVGGFLTWLNNLCGVMFLFMLQIPNIGTSWMNWTLVGSVAMGLVFLFVFPERYTRTDIDIYVDKAETGHPETTVTARHTVYQNP is encoded by the exons ATGTCGGTAAGTGAGAAAAATGGAGTCACTGTAAATAGCATAGTCCAGCATGATGACTGTACCAAGTCGACGGACGAGGGAGCCCCCCTGCTTCCAAGGAAAGAGAAATATAAAACATACCGGCGGAGATGGTTTGTTTTGGGGGTGTTCAGCATGGCCTGCTTTCTGCAGGCCGCCATCTGGAACACGTGGGGACCCATCACACAGTCCGCGGAGGTGGTGTTTGGGTGGGAGGACAGTCAGATCGGAATGTTGGCAAACTGGGGAAACATCGCCTACATATTCACTGTCTTCCCAGCTTGCTACTTCATGGACactaaag GTTTAAGGATATCGTTTATGGCGTGTACAGCCATGATGTTGATCGGGACCGGGGTTAGATGTATCACCACAAATCCTAAGTATGCGACATG GTTGATGAATTTATGTGCTATACTGAATGGAATTGCTGGAACAGTGCCATTTGCAGGTCCTGCGCTGGTTGCCAACACTTGGTTCCCGCCGCAACAGAGAACCACTGCTACAGCTATATCATCTGTATTTAACTATGGGGGCGTTGCAATGGCATTTGTTATAG gaCCACAGCTGGTGTCTGCACCAAAGTACAATTATAACAATGAAACCCGAAACATCTCTGTATCAGACAG GTTACCAATTAGTCTGGAAACAGAAACGCAGAGTCCAAAAAATGTCTCCAACACAACCCAAG AATGTGCTGCCGCCGGCCTTATCTTCCTGTGCAGTCTCTTCATGCCGTCCAAGCCGCCAACGCCCCCTAGCGTGTCCGCCTCCACAGCCCGCGTGGAATACCGGAAGGCGCTGATGACTATCTCCAG GAACAGAGCAGTATGGTTGATTGCACTGGCGTATGCCTTACCCGCGGGGGTGTACGGGGTGTGGGGAGCCGTCATTGACGTCATACTGAAACCCGTGGGAATAGGACAG AACGAGGTTGGTTGGATAGGATTCTATTCTATAATGGCGGGCTGTGTCTCGGGTCTAGCAATCGGAAG ATTTTCGGATCTCTTCATGAGGCACATGAAGCTCTTTCTCCTTGTCATGTTTGCTATGGCTGGTGGATCGTTTGTCTGGTTCACTCTCATGTGTGTCGATGTCATTCCACTTTCTACAA CACAAGTGTACATCTCTAACATTGTTGGAGGAATGTCTTTGAATGGGGCCATTCCCCTGTTCTATGAGTTGGGGGCCGAGTCGGCCTTTCCCGTCTCTGAGGGGGTCGTCGGGGGATTTCTTACCTGGTTAAACAATCTGTGTGGAGTCATGTTTCTTTTTATGCTTCAAATACCAAACATAG GGACGTCTTGGATGAACTGGACACTGGTGGGTAGTGTTGCTATGGGTCTAGTCTTCCTGTTTGTCTTTCCGGAGCGGTACACCCGCACTGACATAGATATCTATGTAGATAAAGCAGAGACAGGCCATCCAGAAACCACGGTCACCGCCCGCCACACCGTGTACCAGAATCCATGA
- the LOC105347120 gene encoding solute carrier family 49 member 4 homolog isoform X2 encodes MSVSEKNGVTVNSIVQHDDCTKSTDEGAPLLPRKEKYKTYRRRWFVLGVFSMACFLQAAIWNTWGPITQSAEVVFGWEDSQIGMLANWGNIAYIFTVFPACYFMDTKGLRISFMACTAMMLIGTGVRCITTNPKYATWLMNLCAILNGIAGTVPFAGPALVANTWFPPQQRTTATAISSVFNYGGVAMAFVIGPQLVSAPKYNYNNETRNISVSDRLPISLETETQSPKNVSNTTQVLINFTHVREDIVYLMYYECAAAGLIFLCSLFMPSKPPTPPSVSASTARVEYRKALMTISRNRAVWLIALAYALPAGVYGVWGAVIDVILKPVGIGQNEVGWIGFYSIMAGCVSGLAIGRFSDLFMRHMKLFLLVMFAMAGGSFVWFTLMCVDVIPLSTTQVYISNIVGGMSLNGAIPLFYELGAESAFPVSEGVVGGFLTWLNNLCGVMFLFMLQIPNIGTSWMNWTLVGSVAMGLVFLFVFPERYTRTDIDIYVDKAETGHPETTVTARHTVYQNP; translated from the exons ATGTCGGTAAGTGAGAAAAATGGAGTCACTGTAAATAGCATAGTCCAGCATGATGACTGTACCAAGTCGACGGACGAGGGAGCCCCCCTGCTTCCAAGGAAAGAGAAATATAAAACATACCGGCGGAGATGGTTTGTTTTGGGGGTGTTCAGCATGGCCTGCTTTCTGCAGGCCGCCATCTGGAACACGTGGGGACCCATCACACAGTCCGCGGAGGTGGTGTTTGGGTGGGAGGACAGTCAGATCGGAATGTTGGCAAACTGGGGAAACATCGCCTACATATTCACTGTCTTCCCAGCTTGCTACTTCATGGACactaaag GTTTAAGGATATCGTTTATGGCGTGTACAGCCATGATGTTGATCGGGACCGGGGTTAGATGTATCACCACAAATCCTAAGTATGCGACATG GTTGATGAATTTATGTGCTATACTGAATGGAATTGCTGGAACAGTGCCATTTGCAGGTCCTGCGCTGGTTGCCAACACTTGGTTCCCGCCGCAACAGAGAACCACTGCTACAGCTATATCATCTGTATTTAACTATGGGGGCGTTGCAATGGCATTTGTTATAG gaCCACAGCTGGTGTCTGCACCAAAGTACAATTATAACAATGAAACCCGAAACATCTCTGTATCAGACAG GTTACCAATTAGTCTGGAAACAGAAACGCAGAGTCCAAAAAATGTCTCCAACACAACCCAAG tattaatcaattttaccCACGTGCGAGAAGATATAGTTTATTTAATGTATTATG AATGTGCTGCCGCCGGCCTTATCTTCCTGTGCAGTCTCTTCATGCCGTCCAAGCCGCCAACGCCCCCTAGCGTGTCCGCCTCCACAGCCCGCGTGGAATACCGGAAGGCGCTGATGACTATCTCCAG GAACAGAGCAGTATGGTTGATTGCACTGGCGTATGCCTTACCCGCGGGGGTGTACGGGGTGTGGGGAGCCGTCATTGACGTCATACTGAAACCCGTGGGAATAGGACAG AACGAGGTTGGTTGGATAGGATTCTATTCTATAATGGCGGGCTGTGTCTCGGGTCTAGCAATCGGAAG ATTTTCGGATCTCTTCATGAGGCACATGAAGCTCTTTCTCCTTGTCATGTTTGCTATGGCTGGTGGATCGTTTGTCTGGTTCACTCTCATGTGTGTCGATGTCATTCCACTTTCTACAA CACAAGTGTACATCTCTAACATTGTTGGAGGAATGTCTTTGAATGGGGCCATTCCCCTGTTCTATGAGTTGGGGGCCGAGTCGGCCTTTCCCGTCTCTGAGGGGGTCGTCGGGGGATTTCTTACCTGGTTAAACAATCTGTGTGGAGTCATGTTTCTTTTTATGCTTCAAATACCAAACATAG GGACGTCTTGGATGAACTGGACACTGGTGGGTAGTGTTGCTATGGGTCTAGTCTTCCTGTTTGTCTTTCCGGAGCGGTACACCCGCACTGACATAGATATCTATGTAGATAAAGCAGAGACAGGCCATCCAGAAACCACGGTCACCGCCCGCCACACCGTGTACCAGAATCCATGA